Proteins encoded together in one Ciona intestinalis chromosome 3, KH, whole genome shotgun sequence window:
- the LOC100178531 gene encoding location of vulva defective 1 isoform X2, which yields MRVLLVIATMYFILGTSYSIEEVCTKWHYKCVFPFEYNNHLHNSCLPYGTDTWCGIKPVITENERGTDFDYCSAECPKTDIRCTANHRCVLPFELDGKNITRCQVTFSGYEWCPITKDYKGAGAGIDWDYCVESCSEDLLNIQTTSTTTETTTRTTVPKTTTATDLPFSHTIKATTTETPPVDTTTSTIVPTTKREYLRVKTTTTERVNRTTSTDSPFSHTIKATTTETPPVDTTTSTIVPTTTREYPRVETTTTITTELQLKHNIKATTGTKTTTIPTTTTESPRFETTLSTITTHKSKTILPKAMLTTTTVKSTTYNKHLPTTETATTTLHSTVKTRRQDVKHQKNAINERTTDNIKPQVKTTNTKAGENKKQVPVSQDEKNIIGNNIKPHGGAGDSTTISTQVPVSQDEKNIIGNNIKPHGGAGDSTTISTQADTTSGGRSLNTTIIILVICSVLLFVAVLLTALQFYCRKRKKKNGNPETKKDAEVAGAVELPLVIKSSEVSKSPEEEKLQPDIRYTADSGFISHNSDPHV from the exons ATGCGTGTTTTGCTTGTAATAGCAACTATGTATTTCATCCTTGGAACATCGTACAGCATCGAAG AAGTATGTACGAAATGGCATTACAAATGCGTATTTCCGTTTGAATATAATAACCATCTACACAATTCGTGCTTACCTTACGGCACTGATACGTGGTGTGGCATTAAACCAGTGATCACTGAAAATGAACGGGGCACAGACTTCGACTACTGCAGTGCGGAGTGTCCAAAAACAG ATATTCGTTGCACTGCAAATCACAGATGTGTGCTACCGTTTGAACTAGATGGTAAAAACATAACAAGATGCCAAGTCACATTTAGTGGTTACGAATGGTGCCCGATTACAAAGGACTACAAAGGTGCTGGTGCTGGAATTGACTGGGATTACTGTGTTGAAAGTTGCTCAGAGGATCTTctaaatattcaaacaacaagtacaacaacagaaactacaacaagaacaacagtACCAAAAACTACAACAGCAACAGATTTACCATTCAGTCATACTATAAAAGCGACAACAACAGAAACCCCGCCTGTTGATACTACTACATCAACAATAGTACCTACAACAAAAAGAGAATATCTACGTGTTAAAACTACAACAACAGAACGTGTTAATAGAACAACATCAACAGATTCACCATTCAGTCATACTATAAAAGCGACAACAACAGAAACACCGCCTGTTGATACTACTACATCAACAATAGTACCTACAACAACAAGAGAATATCCACGTGTTGaaactacaacaacaataacaacagaGTTACAActcaaacataatataaaagcaacaacaggaactaaaacaacaacaataccTACTACTACAACAGAATCTCCACGTTTTGAAACTACATTATcaacaataacaacacataaatctaaaacaatatTGCCAAAGGCTATGCTAACAACTACAACAGTAAAATCTACAACATACAACAAACATTTACCAACAACAgaaacagcaacaacaactttGCATTCAACAGTTAAAACAAGAAGACAAGATGTAAAGCATcaaaaaaatgcaatcaaCGAACGAACAACAGACAATATAAAACCACAAgtgaaaacaacaaacacaaagGCTGGCGAAAACAAGAAGCAAG TTCCTGTTAGTCAAGATGAGAAGAACATCAttggaaataatataaaaccacatGGAGGGGCAGGGGACTCGACTACTATATCTACACAAG TTCCTGTTAGTCAAGACGAGAAGAACATCAttggaaataatataaaaccacatGGAGGGGCAGGGGACTCGACTACTATATCTACACAAG CTGATACCACTTCAGGGGGGAGAAGTTTAAATACTACGATCATCATTCTCGTCATATGTTCGGTTCTACTATTTGTGGCGGTCTTACTAACAGCGCTGCAGTTTTACTGCAGAAA GCGCAAAAAGAAGAATGGCAACCCTGAAACTAAGAAAGACGCTGAAGTCGCTGGTGCTGTTGAACTGCCGCTTGTTATAAAGAGCAGCGAAGTTTCG
- the LOC100178531 gene encoding mucin-5AC isoform X5 — MRVLLVIATMYFILGTSYSIEEVCTKWHYKCVFPFEYNNHLHNSCLPYGTDTWCGIKPVITENERGTDFDYCSAECPKTDIRCTANHRCVLPFELDGKNITRCQVTFSGYEWCPITKDYKGAGAGIDWDYCVESCSEDLLNIQTTSTTTETTTRTTVPKTTTATDLPFSHTIKATTTETPPVDTTTSTIVPTTKREYLRVKTTTTERVNRTTSTDSPFSHTIKATTTETPPVDTTTSTIVPTTTREYPRVETTTTITTELQLKHNIKATTGTKTTTIPTTTTESPRFETTLSTITTHKSKTILPKAMLTTTTVKSTTYNKHLPTTETATTTLHSTVKTRRQDVKHQKNAINERTTDNIKPQVKTTNTKAGENKKQVPVSQDEKNIIGNNIKPHGGAGDSTTISTQADTTSGGRSLNTTIIILVICSVLLFVAVLLTALQFYCRKRKKKNGNPETKKDAEVAGAVELPLVIKSSEVSKSPEEEKLQPDIRYTADSGFISHNSDPHV, encoded by the exons ATGCGTGTTTTGCTTGTAATAGCAACTATGTATTTCATCCTTGGAACATCGTACAGCATCGAAG AAGTATGTACGAAATGGCATTACAAATGCGTATTTCCGTTTGAATATAATAACCATCTACACAATTCGTGCTTACCTTACGGCACTGATACGTGGTGTGGCATTAAACCAGTGATCACTGAAAATGAACGGGGCACAGACTTCGACTACTGCAGTGCGGAGTGTCCAAAAACAG ATATTCGTTGCACTGCAAATCACAGATGTGTGCTACCGTTTGAACTAGATGGTAAAAACATAACAAGATGCCAAGTCACATTTAGTGGTTACGAATGGTGCCCGATTACAAAGGACTACAAAGGTGCTGGTGCTGGAATTGACTGGGATTACTGTGTTGAAAGTTGCTCAGAGGATCTTctaaatattcaaacaacaagtacaacaacagaaactacaacaagaacaacagtACCAAAAACTACAACAGCAACAGATTTACCATTCAGTCATACTATAAAAGCGACAACAACAGAAACCCCGCCTGTTGATACTACTACATCAACAATAGTACCTACAACAAAAAGAGAATATCTACGTGTTAAAACTACAACAACAGAACGTGTTAATAGAACAACATCAACAGATTCACCATTCAGTCATACTATAAAAGCGACAACAACAGAAACACCGCCTGTTGATACTACTACATCAACAATAGTACCTACAACAACAAGAGAATATCCACGTGTTGaaactacaacaacaataacaacagaGTTACAActcaaacataatataaaagcaacaacaggaactaaaacaacaacaataccTACTACTACAACAGAATCTCCACGTTTTGAAACTACATTATcaacaataacaacacataaatctaaaacaatatTGCCAAAGGCTATGCTAACAACTACAACAGTAAAATCTACAACATACAACAAACATTTACCAACAACAgaaacagcaacaacaactttGCATTCAACAGTTAAAACAAGAAGACAAGATGTAAAGCATcaaaaaaatgcaatcaaCGAACGAACAACAGACAATATAAAACCACAAgtgaaaacaacaaacacaaagGCTGGCGAAAACAAGAAGCAAG TTCCTGTTAGTCAAGACGAGAAGAACATCAttggaaataatataaaaccacatGGAGGGGCAGGGGACTCGACTACTATATCTACACAAG CTGATACCACTTCAGGGGGGAGAAGTTTAAATACTACGATCATCATTCTCGTCATATGTTCGGTTCTACTATTTGTGGCGGTCTTACTAACAGCGCTGCAGTTTTACTGCAGAAA GCGCAAAAAGAAGAATGGCAACCCTGAAACTAAGAAAGACGCTGAAGTCGCTGGTGCTGTTGAACTGCCGCTTGTTATAAAGAGCAGCGAAGTTTCG
- the LOC100178531 gene encoding mucin-5AC isoform X1, translated as MRVLLVIATMYFILGTSYSIEEVCTKWHYKCVFPFEYNNHLHNSCLPYGTDTWCGIKPVITENERGTDFDYCSAECPKTDIRCTANHRCVLPFELDGKNITRCQVTFSGYEWCPITKDYKGAGAGIDWDYCVESCSEDLLNIQTTSTTTETTTRTTVPKTTTATDLPFSHTIKATTTETPPVDTTTSTIVPTTKREYLRVKTTTTERVNRTTSTDSPFSHTIKATTTETPPVDTTTSTIVPTTTREYPRVETTTTITTELQLKHNIKATTGTKTTTIPTTTTESPRFETTLSTITTHKSKTILPKAMLTTTTVKSTTYNKHLPTTETATTTLHSTVKTRRQDVKHQKNAINERTTDNIKPQVKTTNTKAGENKKQGTTVMTTKTATTTGTVPVSQDEKNIIGNNIKPHGGAGDSTTISTQVPVSQDEKNIIGNNIKPHGGAGDSTTISTQADTTSGGRSLNTTIIILVICSVLLFVAVLLTALQFYCRKRKKKNGNPETKKDAEVAGAVELPLVIKSSEVSKSPEEEKLQPDIRYTADSGFISHNSDPHV; from the exons ATGCGTGTTTTGCTTGTAATAGCAACTATGTATTTCATCCTTGGAACATCGTACAGCATCGAAG AAGTATGTACGAAATGGCATTACAAATGCGTATTTCCGTTTGAATATAATAACCATCTACACAATTCGTGCTTACCTTACGGCACTGATACGTGGTGTGGCATTAAACCAGTGATCACTGAAAATGAACGGGGCACAGACTTCGACTACTGCAGTGCGGAGTGTCCAAAAACAG ATATTCGTTGCACTGCAAATCACAGATGTGTGCTACCGTTTGAACTAGATGGTAAAAACATAACAAGATGCCAAGTCACATTTAGTGGTTACGAATGGTGCCCGATTACAAAGGACTACAAAGGTGCTGGTGCTGGAATTGACTGGGATTACTGTGTTGAAAGTTGCTCAGAGGATCTTctaaatattcaaacaacaagtacaacaacagaaactacaacaagaacaacagtACCAAAAACTACAACAGCAACAGATTTACCATTCAGTCATACTATAAAAGCGACAACAACAGAAACCCCGCCTGTTGATACTACTACATCAACAATAGTACCTACAACAAAAAGAGAATATCTACGTGTTAAAACTACAACAACAGAACGTGTTAATAGAACAACATCAACAGATTCACCATTCAGTCATACTATAAAAGCGACAACAACAGAAACACCGCCTGTTGATACTACTACATCAACAATAGTACCTACAACAACAAGAGAATATCCACGTGTTGaaactacaacaacaataacaacagaGTTACAActcaaacataatataaaagcaacaacaggaactaaaacaacaacaataccTACTACTACAACAGAATCTCCACGTTTTGAAACTACATTATcaacaataacaacacataaatctaaaacaatatTGCCAAAGGCTATGCTAACAACTACAACAGTAAAATCTACAACATACAACAAACATTTACCAACAACAgaaacagcaacaacaactttGCATTCAACAGTTAAAACAAGAAGACAAGATGTAAAGCATcaaaaaaatgcaatcaaCGAACGAACAACAGACAATATAAAACCACAAgtgaaaacaacaaacacaaagGCTGGCGAAAACAAGAAGCAAGGTACAACAGTAATGACAACAAAAACCGCAACTACTACAGGCACAG TTCCTGTTAGTCAAGATGAGAAGAACATCAttggaaataatataaaaccacatGGAGGGGCAGGGGACTCGACTACTATATCTACACAAG TTCCTGTTAGTCAAGACGAGAAGAACATCAttggaaataatataaaaccacatGGAGGGGCAGGGGACTCGACTACTATATCTACACAAG CTGATACCACTTCAGGGGGGAGAAGTTTAAATACTACGATCATCATTCTCGTCATATGTTCGGTTCTACTATTTGTGGCGGTCTTACTAACAGCGCTGCAGTTTTACTGCAGAAA GCGCAAAAAGAAGAATGGCAACCCTGAAACTAAGAAAGACGCTGAAGTCGCTGGTGCTGTTGAACTGCCGCTTGTTATAAAGAGCAGCGAAGTTTCG
- the LOC100178531 gene encoding mucin-5AC isoform X3: MRVLLVIATMYFILGTSYSIEEVCTKWHYKCVFPFEYNNHLHNSCLPYGTDTWCGIKPVITENERGTDFDYCSAECPKTDIRCTANHRCVLPFELDGKNITRCQVTFSGYEWCPITKDYKGAGAGIDWDYCVESCSEDLLNIQTTSTTTETTTRTTVPKTTTATDLPFSHTIKATTTETPPVDTTTSTIVPTTKREYLRVKTTTTERVNRTTSTDSPFSHTIKATTTETPPVDTTTSTIVPTTTREYPRVETTTTITTELQLKHNIKATTGTKTTTIPTTTTESPRFETTLSTITTHKSKTILPKAMLTTTTVKSTTYNKHLPTTETATTTLHSTVKTRRQDVKHQKNAINERTTDNIKPQVKTTNTKAGENKKQGTTVMTTKTATTTGTVPVSQDEKNIIGNNIKPHGGAGDSTTISTQADTTSGGRSLNTTIIILVICSVLLFVAVLLTALQFYCRKRKKKNGNPETKKDAEVAGAVELPLVIKSSEVSKSPEEEKLQPDIRYTADSGFISHNSDPHV, encoded by the exons ATGCGTGTTTTGCTTGTAATAGCAACTATGTATTTCATCCTTGGAACATCGTACAGCATCGAAG AAGTATGTACGAAATGGCATTACAAATGCGTATTTCCGTTTGAATATAATAACCATCTACACAATTCGTGCTTACCTTACGGCACTGATACGTGGTGTGGCATTAAACCAGTGATCACTGAAAATGAACGGGGCACAGACTTCGACTACTGCAGTGCGGAGTGTCCAAAAACAG ATATTCGTTGCACTGCAAATCACAGATGTGTGCTACCGTTTGAACTAGATGGTAAAAACATAACAAGATGCCAAGTCACATTTAGTGGTTACGAATGGTGCCCGATTACAAAGGACTACAAAGGTGCTGGTGCTGGAATTGACTGGGATTACTGTGTTGAAAGTTGCTCAGAGGATCTTctaaatattcaaacaacaagtacaacaacagaaactacaacaagaacaacagtACCAAAAACTACAACAGCAACAGATTTACCATTCAGTCATACTATAAAAGCGACAACAACAGAAACCCCGCCTGTTGATACTACTACATCAACAATAGTACCTACAACAAAAAGAGAATATCTACGTGTTAAAACTACAACAACAGAACGTGTTAATAGAACAACATCAACAGATTCACCATTCAGTCATACTATAAAAGCGACAACAACAGAAACACCGCCTGTTGATACTACTACATCAACAATAGTACCTACAACAACAAGAGAATATCCACGTGTTGaaactacaacaacaataacaacagaGTTACAActcaaacataatataaaagcaacaacaggaactaaaacaacaacaataccTACTACTACAACAGAATCTCCACGTTTTGAAACTACATTATcaacaataacaacacataaatctaaaacaatatTGCCAAAGGCTATGCTAACAACTACAACAGTAAAATCTACAACATACAACAAACATTTACCAACAACAgaaacagcaacaacaactttGCATTCAACAGTTAAAACAAGAAGACAAGATGTAAAGCATcaaaaaaatgcaatcaaCGAACGAACAACAGACAATATAAAACCACAAgtgaaaacaacaaacacaaagGCTGGCGAAAACAAGAAGCAAGGTACAACAGTAATGACAACAAAAACCGCAACTACTACAGGCACAG TTCCTGTTAGTCAAGACGAGAAGAACATCAttggaaataatataaaaccacatGGAGGGGCAGGGGACTCGACTACTATATCTACACAAG CTGATACCACTTCAGGGGGGAGAAGTTTAAATACTACGATCATCATTCTCGTCATATGTTCGGTTCTACTATTTGTGGCGGTCTTACTAACAGCGCTGCAGTTTTACTGCAGAAA GCGCAAAAAGAAGAATGGCAACCCTGAAACTAAGAAAGACGCTGAAGTCGCTGGTGCTGTTGAACTGCCGCTTGTTATAAAGAGCAGCGAAGTTTCG
- the LOC100178531 gene encoding mucin-5AC isoform X4: MRVLLVIATMYFILGTSYSIEEVCTKWHYKCVFPFEYNNHLHNSCLPYGTDTWCGIKPVITENERGTDFDYCSAECPKTDIRCTANHRCVLPFELDGKNITRCQVTFSGYEWCPITKDYKGAGAGIDWDYCVESCSEDLLNIQTTSTTTETTTRTTVPKTTTATDLPFSHTIKATTTETPPVDTTTSTIVPTTKREYLRVKTTTTERVNRTTSTDSPFSHTIKATTTETPPVDTTTSTIVPTTTREYPRVETTTTITTELQLKHNIKATTGTKTTTIPTTTTESPRFETTLSTITTHKSKTILPKAMLTTTTVKSTTYNKHLPTTETATTTLHSTVKTRRQDVKHQKNAINERTTDNIKPQVKTTNTKAGENKKQGTTVMTTKTATTTGTVPVSQDEKNIIGNNIKPHGGAGDSTTISTQADTTSGGRSLNTTIIILVICSVLLFVAVLLTALQFYCRKRKKKNGNPETKKDAEVAGAVELPLVIKSSEVSKSPEEEKLQPDIRYTADSGFISHNSDPHV; encoded by the exons ATGCGTGTTTTGCTTGTAATAGCAACTATGTATTTCATCCTTGGAACATCGTACAGCATCGAAG AAGTATGTACGAAATGGCATTACAAATGCGTATTTCCGTTTGAATATAATAACCATCTACACAATTCGTGCTTACCTTACGGCACTGATACGTGGTGTGGCATTAAACCAGTGATCACTGAAAATGAACGGGGCACAGACTTCGACTACTGCAGTGCGGAGTGTCCAAAAACAG ATATTCGTTGCACTGCAAATCACAGATGTGTGCTACCGTTTGAACTAGATGGTAAAAACATAACAAGATGCCAAGTCACATTTAGTGGTTACGAATGGTGCCCGATTACAAAGGACTACAAAGGTGCTGGTGCTGGAATTGACTGGGATTACTGTGTTGAAAGTTGCTCAGAGGATCTTctaaatattcaaacaacaagtacaacaacagaaactacaacaagaacaacagtACCAAAAACTACAACAGCAACAGATTTACCATTCAGTCATACTATAAAAGCGACAACAACAGAAACCCCGCCTGTTGATACTACTACATCAACAATAGTACCTACAACAAAAAGAGAATATCTACGTGTTAAAACTACAACAACAGAACGTGTTAATAGAACAACATCAACAGATTCACCATTCAGTCATACTATAAAAGCGACAACAACAGAAACACCGCCTGTTGATACTACTACATCAACAATAGTACCTACAACAACAAGAGAATATCCACGTGTTGaaactacaacaacaataacaacagaGTTACAActcaaacataatataaaagcaacaacaggaactaaaacaacaacaataccTACTACTACAACAGAATCTCCACGTTTTGAAACTACATTATcaacaataacaacacataaatctaaaacaatatTGCCAAAGGCTATGCTAACAACTACAACAGTAAAATCTACAACATACAACAAACATTTACCAACAACAgaaacagcaacaacaactttGCATTCAACAGTTAAAACAAGAAGACAAGATGTAAAGCATcaaaaaaatgcaatcaaCGAACGAACAACAGACAATATAAAACCACAAgtgaaaacaacaaacacaaagGCTGGCGAAAACAAGAAGCAAGGTACAACAGTAATGACAACAAAAACCGCAACTACTACAGGCACAG TTCCTGTTAGTCAAGATGAGAAGAACATCAttggaaataatataaaaccacatGGAGGGGCAGGGGACTCGACTACTATATCTACACAAG CTGATACCACTTCAGGGGGGAGAAGTTTAAATACTACGATCATCATTCTCGTCATATGTTCGGTTCTACTATTTGTGGCGGTCTTACTAACAGCGCTGCAGTTTTACTGCAGAAA GCGCAAAAAGAAGAATGGCAACCCTGAAACTAAGAAAGACGCTGAAGTCGCTGGTGCTGTTGAACTGCCGCTTGTTATAAAGAGCAGCGAAGTTTCG